The genome window GAGaacacccccctcaaagAGCTTCCTCGTCGCCTCCGGGTCTTTGTAGTACCCCTTGCAGCAGATATTCCCCTCAAAAACAATCTCGCCTACTTCCTTTCCGTTCTTGGCAACGTCTACCGGCTCCCCGCCTAGGCTACTCCCATCCTCGGCCGTCTTGACGACACGCACACCAAGCGAGGTGAGAAATCCATGACCTTGCCTTGCCATTTTTGCAAACTTCTCGTGGGGGGGCAGGAGGTCCCATTCTGGTAGGAGGTAACCCCTGGTGATTGGACCGTATGTTTCGGTAAGACCATAGACGTGGACAGGGTAGAGGTTGAACGCGGTCATTTGCTCGAATAACCTCGCTGTTGGGGGGGACGCAGCAACAGTGACACGGactgggttggggaggactTCGGCGTTGGGGTCGGCGCACAAAAGGGTGTTGACTGTTGGTGCTGCGTTGAAGTGGGTGACCCCCTCGTTTTTGAGAAGAGACCAGATAAGCGGGTAGTCTATCTTCCTCAGACAGACGTGGGTTCCCCTCACGGCGGTGATGGCCCAGGGAAAGGTCCAGCCTACGGCGTGGAACATGGGGAGGGTCCAGAGATACTTGCACCTGCCgtctgggaggttgaggccCGACTCGACAATGTTGGCCATGGTTGCCAGGTAGGCCCCGCGGTGGGTGTAGATTACCCCCTTTGGGCGGGAGGTTGTGCCAGAGGTGAAAGGGAGGGCGATGGTGGAATCTTCGTCGGGGACACGGGCTGAGATGAGGTCTGACCAGCCTTTTGAGCCGGTGGTGCggtcgaggatgaggccTTCGAGGACTGCTTCGTCAAAGGGGCCGGAGAGGACGCCTTCTGTTGCGTCGGTGTCCTGATAGTGTTAGTTATTAGCTTTTATGGGAGATGAGAGAGCGTGGGGGGCTTACAAGATCAACGATGATTTTGACATTGGGGTGAGATTCTGTGAAGGCCTTCAACAGATTCTCATACTCCTTGTCGACAATGATGCAGTCCACCTCGGCAAAGTCAAAGATGTAGGTGATATCATCTGGCTTCAGCCTGTAGTTTACTGGCACAATCAcacccccagcagcaacaatcCCAAAGATGCTCTCCAAAAACGCCGGCGTGTTGGGTGCTAGCAGACCAATGCGCTTGTAGCCATGCTTGCGGAAGTAGTACGCCAGCCCACGGGCACGGTCAGCGAGCTCCATGTAGGACCGCCGGAGGATCTTGTTGTTGGCTGTGACATGGTAGACGGCCTCGGCATCGGGCTCAATGGCAGCGGCGCGTTCGAGGAAGTAAGTGGGCGAGAGGTGGGAGAAGTGGTGGGGTACTGATTCAGGGGTAGCCGAGTGGAAGATGTGGCCGAGGACGTTTCTGAGGCGGTTGGAGGGGCCTGACATTGTGAATGACGATGAGGGTTGACGATGACGGCGGATGGGAACCAAGCAACGACAAACAC of Podospora pseudopauciseta strain CBS 411.78 chromosome 7 map unlocalized CBS411.78m_7, whole genome shotgun sequence contains these proteins:
- a CDS encoding uncharacterized protein (COG:I; EggNog:ENOG503NX59), producing MSGPSNRLRNVLGHIFHSATPESVPHHFSHLSPTYFLERAAAIEPDAEAVYHVTANNKILRRSYMELADRARGLAYYFRKHGYKRIGLLAPNTPAFLESIFGIVAAGGVIVPVNYRLKPDDITYIFDFAEVDCIIVDKEYENLLKAFTESHPNVKIIVDLDTDATEGVLSGPFDEAVLEGLILDRTTGSKGWSDLISARVPDEDSTIALPFTSGTTSRPKGVIYTHRGAYLATMANIVESGLNLPDGRCKYLWTLPMFHAVGWTFPWAITAVRGTHVCLRKIDYPLIWSLLKNEGVTHFNAAPTVNTLLCADPNAEVLPNPVRVTVAASPPTARLFEQMTAFNLYPVHVYGLTETYGPITRGYLLPEWDLLPPHEKFAKMARQGHGFLTSLGVRVVKTAEDGSSLGGEPVDVAKNGKEVGEIVFEGNICCKGYYKDPEATRKLFEGGVLRSGDLAVWCEDGSILIQDRQKDIIISGGENISSVALESMLVEHPSVLEAGVVAVPDSHWGERPKAYLTVKQGQTIDEKEFIDWAKHQSSISKFMVPREVEVVRELPKTSTGKIRKNVLRDWAKKGTPGDVKL